From a single Spartinivicinus poritis genomic region:
- a CDS encoding DUF3841 domain-containing protein, which yields MKLWTFQHTKVAEHLEYNNIYYGDPKHVDTNWLIAYQWMSERMQERNINIQNSTPIWLWAYQPTFSTLYDLLSEHECSQGVCLIEVDVPGEQAVFSCYDQWNTFLYYCLEHKRIPIIDNKYRKMFTSFHDLTHRGIQVTLPYLKQEWVCQVKDLTSYIRSDEWCENNNLISFEANI from the coding sequence ATGAAATTATGGACCTTTCAACATACTAAAGTTGCCGAACACTTAGAGTATAACAATATTTACTATGGAGATCCTAAGCATGTCGATACTAATTGGCTAATCGCTTATCAGTGGATGAGCGAAAGAATGCAAGAAAGAAATATTAATATACAAAATTCAACTCCAATTTGGTTATGGGCATACCAACCAACTTTTTCTACACTTTATGACCTTTTATCTGAGCATGAGTGTTCCCAGGGGGTTTGTTTAATAGAAGTAGATGTACCTGGAGAGCAAGCTGTTTTTTCCTGTTATGATCAATGGAACACGTTTTTATACTATTGCCTTGAACATAAAAGAATACCAATTATTGACAATAAATATAGAAAAATGTTCACCTCATTCCATGATTTAACACACAGAGGTATTCAGGTAACACTGCCATACCTCAAACAAGAATGGGTTTGTCAGGTTAAGGATCTAACTAGTTATATTAGATCTGATGAGTGGTGTGAAAACAATAATTTAATTTCATTTGAAGCTAACATTTAG
- a CDS encoding carbapenem self-resistance protein CarG family protein: MLQKLIITILCVYSLTGHCDNPIKLQPGPNYLDFNNDGLQDIVFKGLYDNSTSHPDTTYTFYIKSKEGHFLHTPIGENIQNITFWDEKVSGLGYLFRDLQVFKIQNKMVVVIATKTLVSNFDKSPVTLTYYHLTESPDGPGQIPFRWVEYKSSQTKQQYESVESAFNEVK, from the coding sequence TTGTTGCAAAAGCTTATTATTACGATCTTATGCGTCTATTCTTTGACAGGTCATTGTGATAACCCCATTAAATTACAACCAGGCCCTAACTACCTTGACTTCAATAATGATGGACTTCAAGACATTGTATTTAAGGGCTTATACGACAATAGTACTTCTCACCCTGACACCACTTACACATTTTACATTAAAAGCAAAGAAGGCCATTTTTTACATACCCCTATTGGTGAGAACATTCAAAATATCACCTTTTGGGATGAAAAAGTCTCTGGTTTAGGGTATCTTTTTAGAGACCTGCAAGTTTTTAAAATACAGAATAAAATGGTCGTCGTGATAGCAACTAAAACCCTGGTGAGCAACTTTGATAAATCACCCGTTACTCTTACTTACTATCACTTAACGGAAAGTCCCGATGGGCCTGGTCAAATACCCTTTCGTTGGGTTGAATATAAATCCAGTCAAACCAAACAACAGTATGAGTCTGTTGAATCTGCTTTTAATGAAGTAAAATAA
- a CDS encoding formylglycine-generating enzyme family protein, whose amino-acid sequence MNGFLYQNTKDTMLKMTCIILLLALHLFVEASAAKRSVNISTNNPTIEFEEVLVRNYSYYVGDLFGKLNYDKTASVAPQAYWIMSTEVTYGLYQAIYHWATQHGYQLADGCNGWKEYSCFDQKTSSQQHPVTLISWLDAIVWANALSEKLGLQPIYHTSAGKVIRSAESSQIDIVVSNTNGFRLPTLNEWHIAARGGYPALQQGTYGTFHAGSNNQSLVAWNEENSQLQGTTLVKQLKPNELGLYDMSGNVSEWVYDSYLNEDQVSAGVFNKMHYFCGESWKNSKGLNLAYCDIHSRHYRLDDTGFRLVRN is encoded by the coding sequence ATGAACGGTTTTCTATATCAAAATACAAAAGATACAATGCTAAAAATGACCTGCATTATACTACTCCTGGCGCTTCACCTATTTGTAGAAGCAAGCGCAGCAAAAAGATCAGTGAATATTAGCACAAACAACCCTACCATCGAATTTGAAGAAGTGTTGGTTCGTAACTATAGCTATTATGTTGGTGACTTATTTGGAAAACTAAATTACGACAAAACAGCAAGTGTAGCTCCACAAGCTTACTGGATAATGAGCACTGAAGTAACCTACGGCTTATACCAAGCAATATACCATTGGGCTACTCAGCATGGTTACCAGCTAGCTGATGGTTGTAATGGTTGGAAAGAATACTCATGCTTTGACCAAAAAACAAGCTCTCAACAACACCCAGTCACTCTGATATCATGGCTAGATGCCATTGTATGGGCCAATGCTTTAAGTGAAAAGTTAGGTTTGCAACCAATTTATCACACCAGTGCCGGAAAAGTAATCAGGAGTGCAGAAAGTTCACAAATTGATATTGTAGTAAGCAATACTAATGGCTTTCGTCTTCCTACTTTGAATGAGTGGCATATCGCAGCTAGAGGAGGATACCCAGCCCTTCAACAAGGTACTTATGGAACTTTCCACGCAGGAAGCAATAATCAAAGCCTGGTTGCTTGGAATGAGGAAAACTCTCAGCTACAAGGGACAACACTTGTTAAACAATTAAAGCCTAATGAGCTGGGCCTGTATGATATGTCAGGTAATGTCTCAGAGTGGGTTTATGACAGCTACTTAAATGAAGATCAAGTCAGTGCTGGCGTGTTCAACAAAATGCATTACTTTTGTGGGGAAAGCTGGAAAAATAGCAAAGGGCTTAACTTAGCGTATTGTGATATACACTCTCGACATTATCGACTAGATGATACTGGTTTCAGATTAGTAAGGAACTAA